The Glandiceps talaboti chromosome 1, keGlaTala1.1, whole genome shotgun sequence genome has a segment encoding these proteins:
- the LOC144442017 gene encoding small ribosomal subunit protein mS33-like has translation MASNYAKRMARLSARIFGEVVRPTNSKSMKVVELFKAKPIEQRPEVVQYYPPHPQIHSLMKRLRYIGLYRDEHADFKDEMKRVKKLKGKGKPQKGEGKRALKRK, from the exons ATGGCATCAAATTATGCCAAAAGAATGGCACGGCTGAGTGCAAGGATATTTGGAGAAGTAGTGAGACCAACCAATTCAAAGTCAATGAAAGTCGTTGAACTATTTAAAGCTAAACCAATAGAGCAAAGGCCTGAAGTTGTGCAGTATTATCCACCACATCCACAAATACACTCGTTAATGAAGAGACTCAGATATATTGGTCTCTACAG AGATGAACATGCAGATTTTaaagatgaaatgaaaagaGTGAAGAAACTGAAGGGCAAAGGAAAACCACAAAAAGGAGAAGGCAAACGAGCTCTGAAGAGGAAGTAA